The window AGAACCAGGCAATGCGGACAGGTTCATCCTCTCCTTTTGCTTTCTGAAATTGTGATAGCAGCATAAATACGATATTTGGTAACCAGCATGCTAACCCACCAGCAAGAGCAGAGGCCCCCCATTCTATACTATTTGCACAGAAAGCCCCACTGAGGATCACAAAAGTTATCAACTGAACAGACAACTGCTTTACAGCATGCTTGTTGTCATAAAGGGATACAGACATAACTTTTGTTTACTCCCAGCTCTTCTCAGCCTCAGAAACGCTAAGTGTTGTATAAAACTGCCTTTGCGTAAATGTGTCAAGAGACAAAAACGTGCAAATTATACGGGCAGGCGAAATGAATTCAATCAGTAAGTAGCGAAAAGGTGAATAAATATTTAATTTTTTCGAGTTAGCGCAGAATTGTCGCTGTAATATTTAATAAATAGTTAATGAATTGCTGCATACATTCATATAAATGTGACATATATCACATTTAACTTTATTCACTTTATTTATTACTTCAATTTTATTCATAACAAAAAATAGATTTAACCAGTAAATCAAATAATTAAAGAAATTAATTCCTAAGCTAAATTTTGAAAGAGTAAATCCAATATTTTTCGATTCACTATTTTTTTGCTAAATCGATTAAGTAAAAATCATCAATTAGCCAGTATTTTTCTTTCAATGCCTTATTTTTGCAACTTATTCGTTATTGCCGTGTAAATACCACGTAAAATATATATTTTTATTATTTGATGGCGAATAAAAATAGCTGGCCGTTTGTAAACGTCCAGCTATCGCTCTAAATGATAAAATTATTTGATAGAAAGCAACTTTATTTCATCGAAATTTTAACTAAATGACGTTGCTCATCAAGTTCGGGCACTTCAAGTTCCGTGATCGATTCAATCATAAACTCGTCTGGTAGCGCCATTTCATCATCACGAATGACACCTTTGAGTGCATAAAAACGCCCTTCTGCTGAAGGTAAATGATGGCACCAACTCAACATGTCATTCAACGAAGCAAATGCGCGGCTAATCACACCATCAAAGCTTTTTTCCACTGGAAACTCTTCAACGCGTGATTGAACAGGCTCAATATTAGTCAGCCCTAACTCATGTTGAACCTGTTTTAAAAAGCGTACACGCTTCCCTAAGCTGTCCAATAGAACAAAATGGGAATCAGGCCGAACAATCGCTAAAGGCACGCCGGGTAAACCAGGGCCCGTCCCAACATCAATAAAACGTTGCCCGATGAGTTGACCGTTCACCACTATGCTATCCATGATATGGCGGATTAACATCTGTTGTGGGTCACGTACCGATGTCAGGTTATAGGCTTTGTTCCATTTCGCTAATAACCCAACATAGTCAATGAGTTGCTGTTTTTGCTTTTCCGTTAAGTTGATATCGGTTTTTACTAGCAATTGATTCAGTTTTGATAATAAATCCATGTTAAGCGCTCCGGCGTAGCATGCCTTGCTTTTTCAACCAAACAAGTAAAATAGAGATTGCAGCAGGCGTGATCCCTGAAATTCGTGATGCTTGACCAATAGATGTCGGTTTATGGTCGTTCAGTTTCGCCATTACCTCGTTAGACAACCCTTTAACTTGTTTGTAATCGAGGTCAACAGGCAACAACGTATTTTCATTACGCAGTTGTCTTTCGATTTCTTCTTTTTGGCGGGCAATATAACCTTCGTATTTAACTTGAATTTCCACTTGATCCGCGGCTTGAGGATCATCAATAGCTGGAGCAAAAAGGTTGAGTGAGGTTAACATTTTATACGTCATTTCCGGGCGACGTAGTAAATCTTCCCCATTGGCTTCTTTCGATAATGGAACGGTTAAAATTCCATCTATTTCTGTATGGTTATCTGATTTTGGATGAACCCAGATATCTTTTAAGCGTTGGCGCTCTTTTTCAATCAATTCGACTTTGTTATTAAAATGAGCCCAGCGAACGTCATCAACTAAACCTAACTCTCGGCCTTTTTCTGTTAGACGTAAATCCGCATTGTCTTCACGAAGCATCAAACGGTATTCTGCACGCGAGGTAAACATACGGTAAGGTTCTTTTGTCCCTAAAGTACAAAGATCGTCAACGAGAACACCGATATAAGCTTGGTCACGACGAGGGAACCAACCTTCTAAACCAAAGGCATGTTGTGCCGCATTAAGGCCTGCTAATAGGCCTTGAGCTCCAGCTTCTTCATAACCTGTAGTGCCGTTAATTTGGCCAGCAAAGAATAATCCATCAATAAATTTACTTTCAAGCGTCTGTTTTAGATCTCTAGGGTCAAAGAAATCATATTCAATGGCATAGCCAGGACGAATGATCCTCGCATTTTCCATTCCTTTCATGGAATGAACAATTTGCATTTGGACATCAAATGGCAAGCTGGTGGATATCCCGTTAGGGTAAATTTCATTGCTGGTTAGGCCTTCAGGTTCTAGGAAGATCTGATGTGAGTCTTTATCAGCAAAACGCATGACTTTATCTTCGATCGAAGGGCAGTAACGTGGGCCGATCCCTTCAATCACGCCTGCGTACATAGGGCTGCGATCCAGATTATTTCTGATCACTTCATGCGTTTTTTCATTGGTATAGGTGATATGACAAGGCATCTGTTGTGGATGTTGATCTTGTGAACCTAAAAATGAAAATACGGGCATTGGGTCGTCACCTAGCTGTTGAGCTAACTGACTGAAATCAATGGTTCTTGCATCAATACGTGGTGGCGTTCCTGTTTTTAAACGATTAACACGTAAAGGTAATTCTCTCAAACGTTGAGAAAGTGAAATTGAAGGAGGATCTCCTGCACGACCACCACTGTAATTTTCTAAACCAATGTGAATTTTGCCATCAAGGAAAGTACCAACGGTTAATACCACCGCTTTGGCTTTAAATTTTAAGCCCATGCGGGTAATAGCCCCTGTGACCCTATTGTTTTCAACAATTAAGTCTTCTACAGGTTGTTGGAAAATCATTAAGTTAGGCTGGTTTTCTAAAGCCATTCTGACAGCTTGGCGATAAAGAACACGGTCAGCTTGTGCTCGAGTCGCACGAACTGCAGGCCCTTTGCTGGCATTTAATGTTCTAAATTGAATACCTGCTTTGTCTGTTGCTGTGGCCATCAAGCCACCTAGCGCATCAATTTCTCTAACCAGATGTCCCTTACCGATCCCACCGATGGCTGGGTTGCAAGACATCTGGCCCAATGTATCAATATTGTGAGTCAGTAATAGGGTTTGACGCCCCATACGTGCAGCTGCCATTGCTGCTTCAGTACCGGCATGACCACCACCAATTACGATGACGTCAAATTGCTCTGGATAAAACATGTGTGGACCTTAAACGTTAGAAAATGCGGATTGTGCATTTGAGGAGAGAATTCTACTCAAGTTTGAGGAAGAGACCAAGCTTTAGGTTTCTCCCTTATATAATATTAAGATCTTTTTATTTAAAGATCTCTTTATTAGATCTTTTATTAGGATCACGGGGTTCTGTGGATAAGTGGATTTTCACTTTAAAGATCATAAAAGTGTAAAGGATCATATACTGTGAATGATCCGTGATCCGTTTGCGTATAAGCTGGGATCAAAAAGGGTACTTATACACAGGCCTTGTCAGCCTTAAAACTTATACTCTGGATAACTACGGGTTAATACCGGGATCTTCCCTGAGTTATCCACAGTTGATTGCTGTTATTTTAATCAAACTAGAGTTCGTTTGCCCAAATTTTAACCCATTCACCCGCGGGATCTTCCGGTATTTCGTGTTGTTGGACATCAATTTCCAAACATTCACCGATCCTTTTAGCCCCTTGCTTGATTAATAAAGCATCTATTTTGTGGATCGCTCCACAGAAAGTGTCATATTCAGAGCTGCCGATCCCTACAGAACCAAATTGAACTTGGCTTAGATCAGGAGCGCTTTCTTCTATTGAATCAAAAAGAGGTTGAATATTTTCAGGAAGATCACCTGCACCATGTGTTGAGCTCACCACCAGCCATATGCCTTCAAGTGTTAAGTCATCAAGCTTTGGGCCATGTTGAATTTCAGTTTCATGACCGAGTTCTTCTAAAATCTCTGCCATGTGCTCGGCAACATACTCCGCACTGCCCATTGTACTGCCACTTATTAAGGTTACTTTTGTCATGGTGATTCTCTTTCACAATAATAGGGCGCTATTGTACGCTGTGAATGAGCTGGGATCTACCTGTGGATAATGTGGTTATATCATTTTTTTTCTACGGATTGATTGTTCGTAAGATCGGGTTTTGTAAGGAGATCAGTGTTTCTGTGGATTGTATCTCATCAATGGTCTGAATTTTGTTGATAAGTACGTCTTGTAAAGAATCAATAGAACGGCACATCACTTTAATAAAAATGCTGTATTGCCCTGTTGTGTAGTACACCTCGACAACTTCTTCTAAGGCGTCTAATTTTTTTAGTGCGGTTGGGTAATCTTTTGCACTTTTTAAAATAATGCCAATAAAGCAACAAACATCGAAGCCTAATTGTTTTGGGTTTATATCAATACGTGTGCCTTTAATAATCCCTGCTTGCTTCATTTTTTCGACACGGACATGAATTGTCCCGGGGCTAACAGCAAATTTTTTAGCTAATTCAGCATACGGTGTACGTGCATTTCTCATTAATTCGTGAAGTATGTCACGATCGAGATTATCGATTTGATAATTTTCCGGCATTATTTCACCTCTATTTTAACGATTATTCATTTTTATACCTGTTTTTTTATTTAAAATAAACAATAAAGGCTTTTTTTAATGATGGATATTGAATTTATACCTCATTTTGTTGCTTAATCTATACATCAGCTAACACAGCTAACAAATTATGGGAATAAATTATGGACAAGTCATTTATCGAACATCAGCAACAAATTAGTTTTGTGAAATCGTATTTCTCACGTTTACTTGAAAAAGAATTAGGGTTGATTGAAGTTCAAGGGCCAATCCTAAGCCGTTTAGGGGATGGTACTCAAGACAACTTATCTGGCAGCGAAAAAGCCGTTCAAGTAAAAGTGAAATCAATTCCAGGTGCAACCTTTGAAGTGGTTCATTCTTTGGCTAAATGGAAACGTAAAACATTAGGTCGTTTCGGTTTTAGTGAAGGCCAAGGTCTATACACGCATATGAAAGCGTTGCGTCCTGACGAGGATCGCTTAACCCCAATCCATTCCGTCTATGTTGATCAGTGGGATTGGGAAAAAGT is drawn from Providencia huaxiensis and contains these coding sequences:
- the rsmG gene encoding 16S rRNA (guanine(527)-N(7))-methyltransferase RsmG, with protein sequence MDLLSKLNQLLVKTDINLTEKQKQQLIDYVGLLAKWNKAYNLTSVRDPQQMLIRHIMDSIVVNGQLIGQRFIDVGTGPGLPGVPLAIVRPDSHFVLLDSLGKRVRFLKQVQHELGLTNIEPVQSRVEEFPVEKSFDGVISRAFASLNDMLSWCHHLPSAEGRFYALKGVIRDDEMALPDEFMIESITELEVPELDEQRHLVKISMK
- the atpI gene encoding F0F1 ATP synthase subunit I produces the protein MSVSLYDNKHAVKQLSVQLITFVILSGAFCANSIEWGASALAGGLACWLPNIVFMLLSQFQKAKGEDEPVRIAWFLALGAGLKVVTTITVLVVAFGVFKASLTPLGLTYLAVLIVQIVAPAVFKR
- the asnC gene encoding transcriptional regulator AsnC translates to MPENYQIDNLDRDILHELMRNARTPYAELAKKFAVSPGTIHVRVEKMKQAGIIKGTRIDINPKQLGFDVCCFIGIILKSAKDYPTALKKLDALEEVVEVYYTTGQYSIFIKVMCRSIDSLQDVLINKIQTIDEIQSTETLISLQNPILRTINP
- the mnmG gene encoding tRNA uridine-5-carboxymethylaminomethyl(34) synthesis enzyme MnmG yields the protein MFYPEQFDVIVIGGGHAGTEAAMAAARMGRQTLLLTHNIDTLGQMSCNPAIGGIGKGHLVREIDALGGLMATATDKAGIQFRTLNASKGPAVRATRAQADRVLYRQAVRMALENQPNLMIFQQPVEDLIVENNRVTGAITRMGLKFKAKAVVLTVGTFLDGKIHIGLENYSGGRAGDPPSISLSQRLRELPLRVNRLKTGTPPRIDARTIDFSQLAQQLGDDPMPVFSFLGSQDQHPQQMPCHITYTNEKTHEVIRNNLDRSPMYAGVIEGIGPRYCPSIEDKVMRFADKDSHQIFLEPEGLTSNEIYPNGISTSLPFDVQMQIVHSMKGMENARIIRPGYAIEYDFFDPRDLKQTLESKFIDGLFFAGQINGTTGYEEAGAQGLLAGLNAAQHAFGLEGWFPRRDQAYIGVLVDDLCTLGTKEPYRMFTSRAEYRLMLREDNADLRLTEKGRELGLVDDVRWAHFNNKVELIEKERQRLKDIWVHPKSDNHTEIDGILTVPLSKEANGEDLLRRPEMTYKMLTSLNLFAPAIDDPQAADQVEIQVKYEGYIARQKEEIERQLRNENTLLPVDLDYKQVKGLSNEVMAKLNDHKPTSIGQASRISGITPAAISILLVWLKKQGMLRRSA
- the mioC gene encoding FMN-binding protein MioC, coding for MTKVTLISGSTMGSAEYVAEHMAEILEELGHETEIQHGPKLDDLTLEGIWLVVSSTHGAGDLPENIQPLFDSIEESAPDLSQVQFGSVGIGSSEYDTFCGAIHKIDALLIKQGAKRIGECLEIDVQQHEIPEDPAGEWVKIWANEL